The proteins below come from a single Kosakonia sp. SMBL-WEM22 genomic window:
- a CDS encoding HNH endonuclease has protein sequence MVKIQYTGDYDLAFQTPNKAAGLNQKKAPSGDIWHHLDNYDPGTNTGTMQFVEQEAHRGIPHKDGLSQYKLVIGKAYTHPARFRSNKTCP, from the coding sequence ATGGTTAAAATACAGTATACCGGTGATTATGATTTAGCTTTCCAGACACCCAATAAAGCGGCAGGGCTAAATCAGAAAAAAGCACCAAGTGGTGATATTTGGCATCACTTGGATAATTATGATCCAGGGACAAATACCGGAACAATGCAGTTTGTTGAACAAGAAGCGCATCGGGGTATCCCCCATAAAGACGGTTTAAGCCAGTACAAACTGGTAATCGGTAAAGCATACACTCATCCAGCAAGATTCAGGAGTAATAAAACATGTCCATAG
- a CDS encoding SMI1/KNR4 family protein: MSIALEESQKKLSPEDLVIFEQQYHLHLPEDFVKFYLNYNGGYLPESDENNPYLLGGFLPIKYGRVPIEEHYKDLTEEFSELKGLLPFAYDDGGNLFLLSTRQSDFANVYIWLMDETELDFVSESFSSFLNELGNI, from the coding sequence ATGTCCATAGCTTTAGAAGAATCCCAAAAAAAGCTTTCACCAGAGGATTTGGTGATCTTTGAACAACAATATCATCTTCATCTGCCAGAAGATTTTGTAAAGTTTTACCTGAATTATAATGGAGGTTATTTGCCAGAATCTGATGAAAACAACCCTTACCTTTTAGGTGGTTTCCTGCCTATAAAATATGGACGAGTTCCGATTGAGGAACATTATAAAGATCTGACGGAAGAGTTTTCTGAATTAAAAGGTTTATTGCCGTTTGCATATGACGATGGAGGAAATTTATTCTTACTGTCCACAAGGCAGTCAGATTTTGCTAATGTCTATATATGGTTAATGGATGAAACAGAGTTAGATTTTGTATCTGAATCTTTTTCATCTTTTTTGAATGAGTTGGGCAATATATAG